The following proteins are encoded in a genomic region of Colletotrichum higginsianum IMI 349063 chromosome 9, whole genome shotgun sequence:
- a CDS encoding Integral membrane protein: MWNTTWVNRAVYERLADGTSTVPDAGHFIRVNDMDGRRAQTEVRRDAGSFPHDSDEEMMKDTGIIPITSVMSKVAFRRDTIIQEGKAVQRTSNLGSLQNLTGHKAQ, translated from the coding sequence ATGTGGAACACCACGTGGGTCAACAGGGCTGTATACGAACGGTTGGCCGATGGCACCAGCACCGTGCCAGACGCGGGGCATTTCATCAGGGTAAACGACATGGATGGACGAAGGGCTCAGACTGAAGTACGGCGTGATGCTGGGTCTTTCCCGCATGATTCGGACGAAGAGATGATGAAGGATACGGGTATTATCCCGATCACCAGCGTCATGAGCAAGGTGGCCTTCAGGAGGGACACAATCATCCAGGAAGGGAAGGCAGTGCAGAGAACGTCCAACCTTGGCTCACTCCAAAACCTGACCGGTCACAAGGCACAATGA
- a CDS encoding Snf7 family protein, with translation MGGNASKVTAQDKAILDLKLQRDKLHQYQRRITVLTDKETAVAKQMLAKGDKPRALLALRRKKYQESLLQKTDAQLEQLEKLTSSVEFAMIQKDVVFGLQQGTKVLKEIHSEMGGIEHVEKLMGETADAIAYQKVGRPLVLRERTLLLEDHAKAWRGAGLVCEVSDMLGGRISVQDEEEVEDELAALEASVAAEDAARNPPRQHKLPTVPDTELPVPDATEEEEPAAQQRVRTRQPMLAA, from the exons ATGGGTGGCAACGCGAGCAAAGTCACCGCCCAGGACAA GGCCATCCTCGACCTCAAGCTCCAACGCGATAAGCTCCACCAGTACCAGCGCCGCATCACCGTCCTCACGGACAAGGAGACGGCCGTTGCCAAGCAGATGCTCGCCAAGGGCGACAAGCCGCGCGCGCTGCTCGCCCTGCGCCGCAAGAAATATCAGGAGTCCCTCCTCCAAAAGACCGACGCCcagctcgagcagctcgagaagctcacATCGTCGGTTGAGTTCGCCATGATCCAAAAGGACGTGGTCTTTGGCCTGCAACAGGGCACCAAAGTCCTCAAGGAGATACACTCGGAGATGGGCGGCATCGAGCATGTCGAGAAGCTCATGGGCGAGACAGCCGATGCGATCGCTTACCAAAAGGTTGGTCGTCCACTCGTCCTTCGGGAACGAACCCTCCTTTTGGAGGATCATGCGAAGGCTTGGCGCGGCGCAGGTCTTGTCTGC GAAGTCAGCGACATGCTTGGCGGCCGCATCTCGGtccaggacgaggaggaggtcgaagacgagctcgccgctctcgaggccagtgtcgccgccgaagacgctGCCCGCAACCCACCCAGACAACACAAGCTCCCCACGGTACCCGACACGGAACTGCCGGTGCCAGATGCGacagaagaggaggagccgGCAGCGCAGCAGCGCGTGCGGACGAGGCAGCCCATGCTGGCGGCATAG
- a CDS encoding Mitochondrial carrier protein, whose protein sequence is MPATEAEYQSRHHVPARQPTAIMPRAQEERPQRLVKRYRTEIAASTSSMFSTVVAFPLDSVKTRMQTYRYEGFLDCVRHTYRTEKLRGFFRVLIASLTFFRVPPSVGVLAPMASITLVRTMSFSIYQRAKYSYSGWIKNALGFDVVQHVNKKGTYPNLYSIACFGAAGATAGSCITLLACPFELTKLSAQVSVLLSDQQKLKEANCRATNGHQVAASYQNKGTFKTMRNIIRHRGALGLYTGFNLHLLRDTLGTAIYFMVYESGKQLGTTFGGDHPTTNKLSVVISGGLCGIVSWAMIYPIDSAKSIYQRNSLLYSKGQQVEPPPKIEFFKRHMYRGLGVSMGRSCAVNAIFFSAFEFMKKHVNSLDDN, encoded by the exons ATGCCAGCGACAGAAGCCGAATATCAATCAAGACACCATGTTCCGGCCCGCCAACCGACTGCGATCATGCCTCGAGCTCAGGAAGAGCGCCCGCAGAGGCTGGTCAAGCGGTACCGCACCGAGATCGCCGCAAGCACCTCGAGCATGTTTTCCACCGTCGTTGCATTCCCTCTCGATAGCGTGAAGACGCGAATGCAGACCTACCGGTACGAGGGTTTCCTCGACTGCGTGAGGCACACGTACCGCACCGAGAAGCTGAGAGGCTTCTTTCGGG TATTGATCGCATCGCTAACCTTCTTCCGCGTCCCCCCTTCCGTAGGCGTGCTCGCCCCAATGGCCAGCATCACTCTCGTACGGACCATGTCCTTTTCGATCTACCAGCGGGCCAAGTACAGCTATTCTGGCTGGATAAAAAACGCCTTGGGATTCGACGTCGTGCAGCACGTCAACAAGAAAGGCACCTACCCCAACCTTTACTCGATTGCCTGCTTTGGAGCGGCCGGCGCTACGGCCGGCTCGTGTATCACGCTCCTTGCCTGCCCGTTTGAGTTGACAAAACTCAGCGCGCAGGTGTCTGTTCTGCTGTCGGACCAGCAAAAGCTCAAGGAGGCCAACTGCCGCGCCACCAATGGCCACCAGGTCGCGGCCAGCTACCAGAACAAGGGTACCTTCAAAACCATGCGAAACATCATCCGCCATAGGGGTGCTTTGGGGCTCTACACTGGCTTCAACTTGCACTTGT TGCGAGATACGCTGGGGACGGCCATATACTTCATGGTTTACGAGAGCGGGAAGCAACTCGGAACCACGTTTGGTGGCGACCATCCAACGACCAATAAGTTATCGGTTGTTATCTCGGGGGGTCTTTGCGGAATAGTATCCTGGGCAATGATCT ACCCCATCGACTCGGCAAAGAGCATCTACCAGCGGAACTCTCTCCTGTACTCCAAGGGGCAGCAGGTTGAGCCGCCTCCCAAGATTGAATTCTTCAAACGACACATGTATCGCGGGCTCGGCGTGTCCATGGGACGCTCGTGCGCTGTGAACGCCATCTTTTTTTCGGCCTTCGAATTCATGAAGAAGCACGTCAACTCTCTGGATGATAACTAA